In a single window of the Acidobacteriaceae bacterium genome:
- a CDS encoding polysaccharide lyase family protein encodes MLYRLSIALFVVLLFAAVQPAKAEDHTLWEIGKPDQSSYEFHATPAQHILYRVGESDWNRDWPTLQRLGAAYEIQFSLNDAPRGRFELRAALLLRNENPDLQVEINGHRGLAIIHPQLFYNGNVGVWDNKSIVLPTQYLVKGTNTLVLTSVEHKRPTGETVTPGGPLYYDYLSLVQDPRAKYAKDEVEAAVTPSVFYRRAADGELVELVDADLHFNGEIPSGNVDLKLQGHTYSATFEDQPRFGDFAVEYQIPEWQGTSAATLDVSAPTRRTFHVSLTPERKWTVFIVPHTHVDIGYTDFQGKVAEGQAVALEEASGFIKQNPDFRFSTDGSWNLQQFLNTRPQPEQTQMLDLIRAGKLGVPADYFNLLTGYASLESLYRSLFYTKRLSATQHIPFNYADTTDVPSYTGAYPTVLASSGIKYWAVGGNQDRAPVLSGEQWNQLSPFWWKGRDGEKVLFSYSWGYAQIGRFFSLDPTNTIIRAQLPIFLAQFDRPSYKPDAVLMYGAQDENTALHPALATFVPGWNSAYAYPKLQYALFADYFNYIDQHYGDQLPVRSGDLGSYWEDGIGSDAYYAGLDRENQSEAISTEIASAAAHTINPQYHPPAEEVQAAWNHILLFAEHTWGAGNSIGQPDSMEAVQQLAVKDNFVTQAHFELDDVQHRSLFELTRAIRIGNGGLVVFNPLNWKRSGLVEADLRKGDAIEDLNSHQDVPYEIMTNQENFLHVRFLASDIPELGYKCYQIHAGNQAVAAVATEPDKAIENRYYRIVVDPDTGAIRSIFDKDLKRELVDAASPYRFGEYLYVTGGDPNHNGQSQMIHPDKAFPVADLTVHQSVNGKYLGEQKTFWGHVIRLQASNVNTPTISLEIRLFDGEKKIEFDYHVNKTGTTEKEGVYFAFPSAVAHPNFAYSSQVGWVDPAHDILPGGDAEWFSVQHWMAVYDSNLEIGIVPINAPLATFGDINRGLWPVNFVPKSATLFSYAMNNYWHTNYRAGQGGEFHFRYVLTSAHSFEPANLTRLGVDSQRALSAERIANQDKTGPATGSLPAEGGSFLQISNPDVLLTTWKLAENGEGTIVRLEEIAGKQEQVALHLSSASLRSASLCNAMEDDLSSLPVKDQSIQLTMKPNEVVTVRLVH; translated from the coding sequence ATGCTTTACCGTCTTTCTATTGCATTGTTCGTTGTCTTGCTCTTCGCTGCCGTCCAACCAGCGAAGGCTGAAGATCACACGCTCTGGGAGATCGGGAAGCCCGATCAATCCTCTTACGAGTTTCACGCAACTCCGGCCCAGCACATTCTCTATCGAGTCGGAGAGAGTGATTGGAATCGGGACTGGCCGACCCTGCAGCGTTTGGGCGCAGCCTACGAGATCCAATTCTCGCTCAACGATGCCCCACGGGGACGCTTCGAGCTAAGAGCCGCCCTGCTGCTCCGAAATGAAAATCCCGACCTGCAGGTCGAGATTAATGGTCACCGTGGACTCGCAATCATCCATCCGCAGCTCTTTTACAACGGTAACGTGGGCGTATGGGATAACAAGTCCATTGTTCTTCCAACACAGTACCTTGTGAAGGGAACGAATACCCTCGTTCTTACCTCCGTCGAGCACAAACGGCCTACAGGCGAGACAGTGACGCCGGGTGGCCCGCTCTACTACGACTACCTGAGCCTCGTTCAGGACCCGCGCGCGAAATATGCAAAGGATGAAGTGGAAGCTGCCGTCACACCTTCGGTCTTTTACCGTCGCGCGGCGGACGGCGAGTTGGTCGAGCTAGTCGATGCCGATTTGCATTTCAATGGCGAGATTCCGTCGGGCAATGTCGACTTAAAGTTGCAAGGGCACACATACTCTGCAACATTCGAAGATCAGCCGCGATTCGGGGATTTCGCTGTCGAATACCAGATACCTGAATGGCAGGGAACAAGCGCAGCCACATTGGATGTTTCAGCGCCGACACGTAGGACATTCCATGTTTCTCTGACGCCTGAGAGAAAGTGGACGGTCTTCATCGTTCCGCATACCCATGTCGACATCGGATACACCGACTTCCAGGGCAAAGTGGCGGAGGGCCAGGCGGTCGCGTTGGAGGAGGCCTCGGGATTTATAAAACAGAATCCGGATTTTCGCTTTTCGACCGACGGTTCATGGAATCTACAACAGTTTCTAAACACGCGCCCTCAACCAGAGCAGACGCAGATGCTCGATCTTATTCGGGCAGGTAAGCTCGGTGTGCCCGCGGACTACTTCAACCTGCTCACTGGTTACGCTTCACTGGAATCTCTTTACCGGTCCCTCTTCTATACAAAGCGGCTCTCTGCTACGCAACACATCCCCTTCAACTACGCCGATACGACGGATGTCCCGTCCTACACCGGCGCTTACCCAACCGTTCTTGCCAGTTCCGGCATCAAGTATTGGGCAGTCGGCGGAAACCAGGACCGCGCGCCCGTTCTGTCGGGTGAGCAATGGAATCAGTTATCGCCCTTCTGGTGGAAGGGACGCGACGGCGAAAAGGTCCTGTTCTCCTACTCCTGGGGTTACGCGCAAATAGGGCGATTTTTCTCGCTCGATCCGACAAACACCATTATCCGCGCACAACTCCCGATCTTCCTGGCCCAATTTGATCGGCCGTCCTACAAGCCCGATGCCGTGTTAATGTACGGTGCCCAGGACGAAAATACCGCCCTTCATCCTGCGCTTGCGACCTTCGTGCCTGGATGGAATAGTGCGTACGCTTATCCAAAGCTGCAGTACGCGCTTTTTGCAGATTATTTCAATTACATCGACCAGCATTATGGCGACCAACTCCCTGTGCGCTCCGGTGACCTCGGATCGTACTGGGAAGACGGCATCGGCTCTGACGCGTACTACGCCGGCCTCGATCGCGAAAATCAGTCAGAAGCCATCTCTACCGAGATCGCATCAGCCGCGGCCCACACGATCAATCCGCAGTATCACCCGCCCGCAGAGGAAGTTCAGGCTGCATGGAATCACATTCTTCTCTTCGCCGAACACACATGGGGCGCTGGGAATTCCATCGGACAGCCCGACAGCATGGAGGCTGTGCAGCAACTCGCCGTCAAAGACAACTTTGTCACGCAGGCACACTTCGAGCTGGATGATGTCCAGCATCGATCGCTTTTCGAACTCACAAGAGCCATTCGTATCGGGAACGGTGGACTTGTCGTATTCAATCCGCTGAATTGGAAGCGATCAGGCCTGGTGGAAGCTGATCTTCGTAAAGGGGACGCAATTGAAGATCTGAACTCGCATCAGGATGTCCCGTACGAGATTATGACGAATCAGGAAAACTTCCTCCATGTGCGGTTCCTTGCGAGCGATATTCCAGAGCTAGGATATAAGTGCTACCAGATTCACGCTGGAAATCAGGCTGTGGCCGCAGTCGCCACCGAGCCTGACAAGGCTATCGAAAATCGCTACTACCGGATCGTGGTCGATCCGGACACCGGGGCCATCCGCAGTATCTTCGACAAAGATCTAAAGCGTGAGTTAGTCGATGCAGCCAGCCCCTACCGGTTCGGCGAATATCTCTATGTCACTGGCGGCGATCCGAACCACAACGGGCAATCGCAAATGATTCACCCGGATAAGGCGTTCCCGGTAGCGGATCTTACCGTTCACCAGTCGGTCAATGGAAAGTATTTAGGTGAGCAGAAGACTTTCTGGGGCCATGTAATCCGGCTGCAAGCGTCGAATGTGAATACTCCAACGATCTCCCTGGAAATCCGTCTCTTCGACGGCGAGAAGAAGATTGAATTTGACTATCACGTCAATAAAACGGGAACCACAGAGAAAGAGGGCGTTTACTTCGCCTTTCCCTCCGCCGTTGCACATCCAAACTTCGCCTATTCCTCGCAGGTGGGTTGGGTTGACCCTGCACACGATATTCTCCCTGGCGGCGACGCGGAGTGGTTCAGCGTGCAGCACTGGATGGCGGTGTACGATTCGAACCTAGAGATCGGGATCGTTCCCATCAATGCTCCTCTTGCTACCTTCGGAGACATTAACCGTGGTCTGTGGCCAGTAAACTTCGTTCCGAAGAGTGCCACGCTGTTTTCGTATGCGATGAACAACTATTGGCATACGAATTATCGAGCCGGTCAGGGCGGTGAGTTTCACTTCCGTTACGTGCTCACGAGCGCCCACAGCTTTGAGCCCGCCAATCTCACGCGGCTCGGAGTCGACAGTCAGCGCGCCTTATCGGCAGAACGAATCGCGAACCAGGACAAAACTGGCCCCGCCACCGGATCACTCCCCGCCGAAGGTGGAAGCTTTCTCCAAATAAGTAACCCGGACGTACTGCTTACAACCTGGAAGCTCGCGGAGAACGGGGAAGGGACGATCGTCCGGTTGGAGGAGATCGCAGGCAAACAAGAACAGGTTGCGCTCCATCTCTCGAGTGCCAGCCTGCGTTCTGCGTCGCTTTGCAACGCCATGGAAGATGACCTAAGCAGCCTGCCGGTAAAGGATCAATCGATCCAGCTTACGATGAAGCCCAACGAGGTGGTAACGGTAAGGCTCGTTCATTAA